Proteins from a single region of Argopecten irradians isolate NY chromosome 7, Ai_NY, whole genome shotgun sequence:
- the LOC138328469 gene encoding integrase/recombinase xerD homolog: protein MFLRSLPGSPGLHDMGPTDVCRFLVWYDSKGKTQIHCQVCPNVGKHGIFSCGCPKGIAATTLSVLVCTLTNILEFAGRGKYWDEYSNTGNPVLSSCVREYMKSVKVEQAKARILPKQSKPLFIRKIRLIVSYIYTKLRNGDTFLSLREKFTLVRDQALIKLQFFADDRASDMSNLLVQDLKRLPDGTGYAICHTFGKSLRGGDGKNNGFVIKRCSEGRVCPVEGVELYINKCKEWGVDLTAGYLFRPVTENGVVLTEALSYSAIYERLKLYLQLCGIDEGETPHSLRAGCAVTLATLGVVDRTQLKGHMGWASDNMVDYYSRATRLYDSDVVASALASSVTSDQAEKGYAQLGDLS, encoded by the coding sequence ATGTTTCTGAGATCTTTGCCTGGGAGTCCTGGACTTCATGATATGGGACCGACTGATGTTTGTCGTTTCTTGGTATGGTATGATTCTAAGGGTAAAACTCAGATCCATTGTCAGGTTTGTCCAAATGTTGGCAAGCATGGTATATTTTCTTGTGGATGTCCCAAGGGTATTGCTGCTACCACACTATCAGTTTTGGTGTGTACTTTGACAAATATTCTTGAGTTTGCAGGGAGAGGTAAATATTGGGATGAATACAGCAACACAGGCAACCCAGTATTATCTAGTTGTGTGAGAGAGTATATGAAAAGTGTGAAGGTAGAACAGGCCAAAGCAAGGATACTTCCCAAACAATCAAAACCTTTATTCATCAGGAAAATTAGGTTAATTGTATcttacatttatacaaaacttCGGAATGGAGATACTTTTCTATCACTTCGGGAAAAATTTACTCTGGTAAGAGACCAGGCTCTCATAAAACTACAATTTTTTGCTGATGATAGAGCATCAGATATGTCAAATTTGCTGGTACAGGACCTCAAGAGATTACCAGATGGAACAGGGTACGCAATTTGCCATACCTTCGGGAAATCTCTGCGAGGTGGTGATGGGAAAAATAATGGTTTTGTTATCAAACGCTGTTCTGAGGGAAGGGTGTGTCCAGTTGAGGGAGTTGAATTGTACATTAATAAGTGTAAAGAATGGGGTGTTGACTTGACAGCAGGATATTTGTTTCGTCCGGTGACCGAGAATGGTGTTGTTCTGACAGAGGCTTTGTCATACTCTGCTATTTATGAGAGATTGAAGTTATACCTCCAACTCTGTGGGATTGATGAAGGTGAAACCCCCCACAGCCTTCGTGCTGGATGTGCTGTTACTCTGGCAACATTAGGGGTGGTTGATAGAACACAATTGAAAGGACATATGGGATGGGCTAGTGATAATATGGTTGATTATTATAGTAGAGCAACTCGTCTTTACGACTCTGATGTGGTAGCATCAGCTCTTGCCTCCTCAGTTACTAGTGATCAGGCGGAAAAAGGTTATGCTCAGTTAGGAGATCTATCTTAG